The Cellulophaga sp. RHA19 genome includes the window CTATATCTTTTAGCCAATAAATAGATTATGACGAAAAAAAAATTTGAACTTTTAATGCTGTTGCTAGTTGTAGTAATGGCATTTAGTTTTTTATATTTTGAAATAACAACCTACAATTTCCTGATCCTAATTCCGGCTGCGGCATACGTTGCAAGCGGAAGATTATTTTTTAAAAAATGACAAATTTTCCAGTAACTACCTCTACTCTTTCCGCTACAGCTTTAGGCACGCTGGTTAAACATCAGTATAATTTAACTGAAGATTTTAAGTGTTCTTTGTTTAGAACAGGCATAAATCACACTTATTTTTTAAAAAACATAAATACTACCTATGTTCTGCGTGTGTATTGTTATAATTGGAGAACCAAACAAGAAATTTTAGAAGAGTTAAAACTTTTAGAACTATTAAAAAATAGCGGGTTAAGTGTTTCCTATGCATTAGCAGATAAAAACAACAACCTTATACAAAAAATACAAGCTCCAGAAGGAGAACGCTACGCTGTACTTTTTTCTTTTGCCGAAGGGGAAAAAGTTAGGTTTATAGACAACAACACTTGTTTTACTATAGGCACGCTAATGGGTAAAATACATAATGTTACTAAAGAAAAAACAATAGCCCGTATTAGCTATACTACAGAAGCACTGGTTACAAAACCATATAATTTTACAAGTAAATATTTTGATGCTAACTTGCCAGAAATGGAATACATTAGAGCGCAAGGCCAAAAGATTGAAGAGTCCTTTAAAAATATAATGCACACCAAAATACCAAAAGGTATTATCCATTTAGACATTTGGTATGATAATATGAGCATTACCAAAAATAAAGAAATTACTATTTTTGATTTTGATTTCTGTGGAAATGGTTACTTAGTGTTAGATGTCGCCTATTTCTGTAAGCAACTTTTTCATATAGAAACAGATAAAGAAGTATACCAATTAAAGCTTAAAGAGTTTTTAAAAGGTTACCAAAAACAAAGAGTATTAAGTAAAGAAGAAGTTGATTTTATACCTATTGCAGCTAATGCAATTTGGCTATTTTATTTAGGTGTACAAGCGCAAAGGTTTGACTGGTCTAACATATTTTTAAGCAAAAACTATTTAAAAATGTATTTAGGCCGATTAGAAAACTGGAATACCTACTGCAGTAAAAACAAAAATGCCTTTACGTTGTGAGCAAAGCATTTTTCTTTTTAACCAAATAAGTTTTTTCTGGTTTACTGTATACATTTTCTATAGCTATGTCTAAATAAGTAACTGCTTCTTTTATTTTTCCTAAGCTTTTATAATACTCAGCCTTAACCCCATAAAACAAATAAGAGCGTTGTTCTAAGGCTTCTGGCTCTAATTGCAGCAGTATTTGATATGCATTTTCTTGCTCTTTTAACTGAATTAGTACAACAGCAATAGACAAAGACACCATTGTATTATCTTGGTGTTGTTGTAACTGTTTATACAGTTCTAAAATCTTTTTCCAATTGGTATCTTTAAAATTTGCTGCTTTTAAATGCTCTGCAACAATGGCTGCTTCAATATGGTAAGTAGAAAAATCTCCAAACTCCTCTGCTTTTACCAATGCATTATTTCCTAAATGTATTAAAGGTAAATACCATTTGGTACGATCTTGGTTTTTTAAGTCGATACTATTAAAGTTCTCGTCTACTTTTGCACCTAGTCTAGATGAATTAAAGCATAAAAGGGCAAATAAAGCATAACTAGCACCACACCTAAACTCTTGCTTAGAGAGTATAATTTTAGTTAATCTAAGCGCTTCTCCGCACAATTCTTTACGAACTAAGAACTTATTGTGGTTAGAGTGAAAACCTTCGTTAAAAATAAGATATATAACTTCTAAGGCATTATGTAAGCGCTCTTGAAGTCTTTTTTTAGTAGGTAACTCAAAATTAACCTTCTTTGCTCTTATTGTTTGCTTTGCTCTTGTGAGTCTTTTTTTAACTGTTTCTGGTTTTAATAATAAGGCAGAGGCAATTTCTGCAGTGCTAAAACCACCAATAGTTTTTAATGCAAAAGCTATTTGGTCTTTAGTATCTAATTTAGGGTGGCAAGCAGTAAAAATCATTCGGAGCTCACTGTCTTGTATTTCTTCTTTATCAAATAAATTATTAAATGCTATGGCAGAAGCACTATAATTTAATTTTTCAACTCTATTTTTATCTGCATCTAGTTTTCGCAGTAAATCTATTACCCTATTTTTTGCTGCTTTTGTAAACCAAGCTTCAGGATTTTCTGGGACTTTTTTACGCCACTGCACCGTTGCTTTTGCAAAAGTATCTTGCACAGCATCTTCTATAATTTCTATGTTTTTTAATCCAAAAATTCGAATTAAAATAGAGACCATCTTTCCGTACTGGTGTCTAAAAAGATGGTCTATAAGTTGTTGGTCTTGCATTATTCCATATCATCAAAAACTAATACTTCTCTTATTTCTACAGTATTGCCAAGGTCAAAATCCGGAAAATCTTGTGCTATTTTACTAGCTGCATCTAAATCTTTTGCTTTTACCATATAGTAGCCACCAACTATTTCTTTAAGTTCTGCAGCTGTGCGGTCTGTTACTGTTCTTTTAGGACCAGTAATTTGTCTAACTTCTGGATGCAAAGCTTCGCCTTGTTTTACAACACCTTGTTCTTGCATTTTTTGGTTCCAAGCAAACCACTTCCCCATACGTTCTTGCATTTGCTCTGGAGAAAGTCCTAGGTCTGTGTACTCTTTTCCAATAAAAATTAGCATAAAATCTTTCATTCTTTTTGTTTTAAAATTAATAATTAATTCATTGTCAATTCTATAACGATGCTAAAAAAAAATAGGGGACATTATTTTTAATAAAAATCTACTCTTTAAAAATAAATTTTATTCACCCTAAAAAATTAAGAAATAAAAACCTACAAAAGCTAGTGTTTTCAACTACTATAAAGATGTTTGTTTGTTAAATTACATTTACAAATAGTAAAAAAAAGATCGTCAAAATACATTGTTTTACCGTTTAACGAATAAATGTGTGTTTTAAAAATAGAATTTACTAAACTGCGTTTAAACAAGTACATACGTTTTTAAATTCCCCAAATAGATTTATGCAGAAATTATGGTTCACATATAAAAAGTGGTACATTAACTATATAGGTTTTGAGTTAATTAATAGCAATAAGGCATTAGAATACTTTAGAGATAAGTTGTTTATTTCTATCATTTTATTGGTAAACTTTTTTGGTATTTTAGCTTATATACCTAGTGTAATTGTTGCTTATATAAATTTAGAAATGGTACTAGTAATAATAGACACTTTAGCTGTATCTGTTTTACTCTTTGTGGTTTTAAATAAAGCTATATCTCTAAGAATAAAAAAGACAATCTTTTCTGTTAATTTGTTAGTACTATCTACTATTCTACTAATCAATAATGATTTAAGCGGTAATGGACCATTAATTTTATTAATGACAACTTCTGCTATTACCTTGTACAGTGGTAAAAAAGCAGGTTTTTATGCTTTTGGTTATGCTACTTTAGTATATATTATTTTATTAACCTGTATTAAACTAGGCTATTTTAACTTTAGATATACGGTAGGTTACAATTTTACAGAGCTTATTATTATTGCTTTAAACAATCTGTTTTTTAATTTAATATTAATTTTTTCTATATCATTTTTAATAACCCAACTACACAAAGCTTTGGTTAGTGAAAAAAAATTGCAAAAAGCTTTAGTTGTTAAACACAATAACGCTGTTGCTGCTAGAAATAAAGCGGAACAGTCTGAGCAATTAAAGTCTGCCTTTTTAGCAAATATTAGTCACGAAATTGGAACTCCAATGTACAGTATTTTAGGAACTACAGACCTATTAAAAGAATACAATAAAAAAGATAAAGAGTATCAGAAATCATTAACATTAATAGAAAACAACGGTAATAAGCTTTTAGACATTATTGCAGACATTGTAAATATTTCTAAAGTAGAATCTGGACTTATGCCAATTAACCCTACTGCTTTTAATATTAAAAATAGTGTTGAAAAAGTTTACTCTGACTTGCAAAAAGAAGCCAAAGAAAAACAAATAAATTTTACCATTACAGATTTAATTAGTGCCAACGAAGCTCTTATTTACACCGATAAAGAAAAAGTTGAAGCCGTATTAAATCATTTGATAAAAAATGCAATTAAATACACAGAAAAGGGGTCTATTAATATTAAATGCCATTTACCAGAACAAGGTAAAATAGCATTTGAGGTTAGTGATACCGGCATTGGTATACCAAAAGACAAGTTTAGGTCTATTTTTAAAGCTTTTTACCAGGTAGATACCGATCAAAAAAATGCGTTACACGGTTCTGGTGTTGGTTTAGCAATTTCTAAGGCATACACAGAAATGCTTGGCGGCAAATTAAGCCTTAAAAACAATGAAAATAGCGGAGCCACTTTTGGCTTTACTGTTTCTACACATTTGCAATCAGAAGAAACGGTTTAAAAATTAAAAAAATACCCCAAGAAACAGTTAAAAATGTTTGATTAAAGTATAAAACTACATTTTAACGAAAATTGTTTACTAAGAAAACAAAGCTTGAATTAAATTCTTACATTTAAGTTGACACAGAAACAGTTACGCCAACAATGTAATTGTAAGTTGTTTAGTATACATTACCCAAGATGATACAAAAATGGTGGAAGTCTTACACAAATTGGTTTGTAAAATACAGTAATTTTAAAAAGGTTAATAAAAGTAAAGATCTAGACTATTTTAGAGACAAACTTTTTATATCTATTTTACTACTTACATTTTTAATTGGAGGTATAGCCTATTTTCCAAGTAGTTATGTTGCCATAAACAGAAACGAGTTAATTATAGTTTACTTAGACACCCTTGCTATATTAACATTAATCGTAATTGTTTTTGTAAACAAAATAGGCTTTAACACTAAAAAAACTGTTTTTTCTATTACATTATTTCTACTATCTATTGGGCTACTACTAAATTTAGGTTTTAAAGGAAACGGAAGCATTTTAATACTTACAACAACCTCACTAATAACACTTTACAAAGGTCGTAAAGAAGGTGTAAACTGGGTATTGCTTACTGTGGTGTTATACTTAATTTTACTAGCCGGCTATTATTTTAATCTCTTTTATTTTCCATTTTTTGATGATTATGATTTTGAAGTACTAGCTGTAGTAACAGTAAACAACGTACTCTTTAATTTTATACTAGTATTCTCTTTGTCTTTTTTAATAAAACAATTACACAAAGCATTGGTTAAAGAAAATAAGCTACAAAAAGAGCTTGTTATTAAACACAACAATGCTGTTTCTGCACAAAAAAGAGCCGAAAAATCAGATAGATTAAAATCTGCATTTTTATCTAATATTAGTCACGAAATTGGTACTCCAATGTATGGTATTTTAGGTAGTGCAGACCTTTTAAAAGAGCTTCATAAAAACAACAAAGAATCTCAAGAGTACTTACAACTTATTGAGGAAAATGGAAATAAATTATTAGAAATAATAGCTGATATTGTAAACATATCTAAGCTAGAAACAGGTTTAATGGCACTTAATACCTCTGCATTTAATATAAACAGTGTTATTAGAGCATCTTTTGCTAACGCAGAAGCAAGTGCAGAGAAAAAAGGAATAAGCATTAGTAAAAACAACTTAATAAGCCCTAATGAGGCTTTGGTATATACAGACAAAGAAAAGCTAACTACAGTGCTAAAACACCTTTTAAACAATGCTATTAAGTATACAGAAAAAGGAACTATAAATTTAAGTTGTTATTACAAAGACATAAGTACTATTGAGTTTGTTATAAAAGATACAGGCATTGGCGTACCAAAAGATAAGATTGCTGCTATTTTTAAAGCTTTTTACCAGGTAGATACAGACCAAAAAAATGCATTACACGGAGCTGGTGTTGGTTTGGCAATTGCAAAGGCGTATGCAGAAATGTTAGGTGGTAAAATGAGCTTAGAAAACAACGAGGATGAAGATGGTGCTACGTTTAGGTTTACTATTAGTGCACAACTGAATAAAAGTTAAGATTTTTATTATACAAATAATACCAATTAGTATTTAACAAAATGATAACCAAACATAAGTACTAAAGCAGGTAATACTCCAAAAACAAACACACAGCTAAGCGCTGTCCAGAACTGGTAATTACGCTTCTCTTTTTTTATAGTACTTATTACAATAAAGATAATAGTAAGCAATAACAATAAGGTTGACAAAATACCTAGATACAAAAGTCGGTCTACACTATAGGTGTTAAATAGACTACTATAATTTATTTGATTATAAAAGGTAATTATGTTTATAATAACCACCCATACAGAGAAATGAAATGCCCATTTTTTAAAACTAATTCTATTCATAAGGCATTAAATTTATCTAAAAATAATATTAATTAACAGCAAAAGGATTTTTTTCTACTGGCAAATCTAGGTTTGCCAATACGTTATCTAAGTTTTTAAGCGATTCCTCCTCTACTTCATTTATGTGTACAACCAACTCTTTATTGGCTGTTTTTAAAATATATTGCTCTTCAGTTTTTCTAATATAAGTAATATCTTTTAGAGCAATTTTTTTACTAAAAACTGTTCCTTCTTTTAAAATACCGTTTTTTAGAACCAAACAATAATTGGTAGATTTTAATATACTTTTTACAAACCAAATAATAGCTATAATCAGTAAAATAAAGCCAATCCACTTTATAGATTCGCTTTTTATAGTAAGATATACCGACTTGTATAATGCATAAACAACAAACAAGGATGAGAATAAAATGTTAGTACGTACCTTTTTTTTAGTGTATCTGATTTTCATAAAGTAAGCTTTAAATTTAAAATTATATTGAAATTAAAAAAATAGTGCTAACAAAATTTCCAGAATGGTTTTTTGTCATTTTTAAGAGTTGACTTAGCTTTAGGTTTATGTTGCTTTTCCAAAATATTAAAAATATGATCGTAATTGTAATCTACACCATCATACGCCTTTTCCCATTTAAAGTCTTTTATCTCTATTCTGTTTTCTACATTTCCGTTCCAATTAACCTTAAAATTGTTCTGCACTAAAACTTCTAAAATACGGTTTGCAATGGTTTTTGTGGCAGTTTCATTGTGGTCTGTACTATTGTAACCAATATGCAAAGTTCCGCTACTTAAAAGAACGCTTTCTACATCTTGCTCGTGGTAATAACAATACCCGCTTGTCTTAATGTCTAAGTTAGTTAATTCTTCAACTATTTCTAAACAATCTCCTTCTGCATCTTGCCTAGTATAACCAGCTTTATGTAGACTTACAATCTTTTCAGCATTAAGTTGATCAAAAGCACTTACAAGCCTATTAAAATCGGTTTTAGGACCTAAACTAGCATTAATTTTTTGGTGTACTGTAAATTGTTCATCAATTTGTTGCTTTAGCCAACTTTCATCAAGGGTTGTTTCACCATAAAAAGAATCTAATAGTATTTCTAAAATATCTTCTTTGCTTGTAAAACCAAATGCTACTTGTTCTTTAACTTGTTCTAATACTTCTGTTTTTAATTCTAAGGTCATTTAAAGAGCGCTTTACAGTTTTATTACACAATAATACCACAAAAGTATACAAGTAATTGTGTAAGCCTTAAAACAAAAAAGCCTCAGCATAATGCTGAGGCTTTTCATATGTGTAAATAACAAGATTATTTCTTGTAATTATCGTTTAAGATTTTAGTAATCTCATCTGTAAGGTCATCTGCGTCTGTACCGTATAAAACGCTACCACCGTCTCCACCACCAAAAATGTATGAGAAACCGTTTGTTTTACCGTAAGCTTTAATTTCTTTTTTAACTTTAGAAACTAAGCTATCCATTTCCGTTTGGCTGCTAACTTGTAGTTGTTTTTCTTCTTGTTGCAATTGCTGACCAATAAACTGGCTTTTTTGCTGTAACATACCGTATTCTTCTTGAGCTTTAGCCTGAGCCATTTTTTGTGCTTTAGCCTGAAAAGCTTGTGCTTCCATCTGGAAAGCTTGCTGTACACTATCTCTCTTTTTACCAAAAGCTTCTATCTTAGTTTTAAACTTAGCTTCTAAGTCTACTTTCTCTTGATAATCGTTCATTAGTTTTACGTTATCTACGTAACCC containing:
- a CDS encoding phosphotransferase, encoding MTNFPVTTSTLSATALGTLVKHQYNLTEDFKCSLFRTGINHTYFLKNINTTYVLRVYCYNWRTKQEILEELKLLELLKNSGLSVSYALADKNNNLIQKIQAPEGERYAVLFSFAEGEKVRFIDNNTCFTIGTLMGKIHNVTKEKTIARISYTTEALVTKPYNFTSKYFDANLPEMEYIRAQGQKIEESFKNIMHTKIPKGIIHLDIWYDNMSITKNKEITIFDFDFCGNGYLVLDVAYFCKQLFHIETDKEVYQLKLKEFLKGYQKQRVLSKEEVDFIPIAANAIWLFYLGVQAQRFDWSNIFLSKNYLKMYLGRLENWNTYCSKNKNAFTL
- a CDS encoding RNA polymerase sigma factor, yielding MQDQQLIDHLFRHQYGKMVSILIRIFGLKNIEIIEDAVQDTFAKATVQWRKKVPENPEAWFTKAAKNRVIDLLRKLDADKNRVEKLNYSASAIAFNNLFDKEEIQDSELRMIFTACHPKLDTKDQIAFALKTIGGFSTAEIASALLLKPETVKKRLTRAKQTIRAKKVNFELPTKKRLQERLHNALEVIYLIFNEGFHSNHNKFLVRKELCGEALRLTKIILSKQEFRCGASYALFALLCFNSSRLGAKVDENFNSIDLKNQDRTKWYLPLIHLGNNALVKAEEFGDFSTYHIEAAIVAEHLKAANFKDTNWKKILELYKQLQQHQDNTMVSLSIAVVLIQLKEQENAYQILLQLEPEALEQRSYLFYGVKAEYYKSLGKIKEAVTYLDIAIENVYSKPEKTYLVKKKNALLTT
- a CDS encoding YciI family protein — its product is MKDFMLIFIGKEYTDLGLSPEQMQERMGKWFAWNQKMQEQGVVKQGEALHPEVRQITGPKRTVTDRTAAELKEIVGGYYMVKAKDLDAASKIAQDFPDFDLGNTVEIREVLVFDDME
- a CDS encoding sensor histidine kinase, whose translation is MQKLWFTYKKWYINYIGFELINSNKALEYFRDKLFISIILLVNFFGILAYIPSVIVAYINLEMVLVIIDTLAVSVLLFVVLNKAISLRIKKTIFSVNLLVLSTILLINNDLSGNGPLILLMTTSAITLYSGKKAGFYAFGYATLVYIILLTCIKLGYFNFRYTVGYNFTELIIIALNNLFFNLILIFSISFLITQLHKALVSEKKLQKALVVKHNNAVAARNKAEQSEQLKSAFLANISHEIGTPMYSILGTTDLLKEYNKKDKEYQKSLTLIENNGNKLLDIIADIVNISKVESGLMPINPTAFNIKNSVEKVYSDLQKEAKEKQINFTITDLISANEALIYTDKEKVEAVLNHLIKNAIKYTEKGSINIKCHLPEQGKIAFEVSDTGIGIPKDKFRSIFKAFYQVDTDQKNALHGSGVGLAISKAYTEMLGGKLSLKNNENSGATFGFTVSTHLQSEETV
- a CDS encoding sensor histidine kinase — translated: MIQKWWKSYTNWFVKYSNFKKVNKSKDLDYFRDKLFISILLLTFLIGGIAYFPSSYVAINRNELIIVYLDTLAILTLIVIVFVNKIGFNTKKTVFSITLFLLSIGLLLNLGFKGNGSILILTTTSLITLYKGRKEGVNWVLLTVVLYLILLAGYYFNLFYFPFFDDYDFEVLAVVTVNNVLFNFILVFSLSFLIKQLHKALVKENKLQKELVIKHNNAVSAQKRAEKSDRLKSAFLSNISHEIGTPMYGILGSADLLKELHKNNKESQEYLQLIEENGNKLLEIIADIVNISKLETGLMALNTSAFNINSVIRASFANAEASAEKKGISISKNNLISPNEALVYTDKEKLTTVLKHLLNNAIKYTEKGTINLSCYYKDISTIEFVIKDTGIGVPKDKIAAIFKAFYQVDTDQKNALHGAGVGLAIAKAYAEMLGGKMSLENNEDEDGATFRFTISAQLNKS
- a CDS encoding DUF6891 domain-containing protein, which translates into the protein MTLELKTEVLEQVKEQVAFGFTSKEDILEILLDSFYGETTLDESWLKQQIDEQFTVHQKINASLGPKTDFNRLVSAFDQLNAEKIVSLHKAGYTRQDAEGDCLEIVEELTNLDIKTSGYCYYHEQDVESVLLSSGTLHIGYNSTDHNETATKTIANRILEVLVQNNFKVNWNGNVENRIEIKDFKWEKAYDGVDYNYDHIFNILEKQHKPKAKSTLKNDKKPFWKFC
- a CDS encoding OmpH family outer membrane protein; protein product: MKKIIFALAFIGLVGCQQSKMGYVDNVKLMNDYQEKVDLEAKFKTKIEAFGKKRDSVQQAFQMEAQAFQAKAQKMAQAKAQEEYGMLQQKSQFIGQQLQQEEKQLQVSSQTEMDSLVSKVKKEIKAYGKTNGFSYIFGGGDGGSVLYGTDADDLTDEITKILNDNYKK